The genome window TTGGTGAACGACGAGTGGTCGTCTTTCCACACGAGCGATCCGGACGGATTGATGTTCGGGCGGTCGCCGCCCGCGCTGCCGTCACCGTTCGAGTCCACGCCGGTGCGGATCGTGAACGGCGCGCCGGACTGCGTCTGCGTGATGCCGGCGATCTGCCAGCCGCCGATGATCGCGCCCAGGAGGCCCCGCTTCGGCGCCGGGATCTCCCAGAGGTAGGTGAACACCAGGCGGTGGCGGCGGTCGAAGCCCGACACGCTCCACTCGCTGTCGTAGTCGAAGAAGCTCTGCGGGGTCTGCGGCGACTGCGCCGTGCCGGCCTCGCCCAGCGACGCGTCGTTGTTGCTGAAGAACCGCCCGTAGGTGTACGCCCCCCCAAACTGGAGCCCGTGCGAGAAGCGCTTGTCGGCACGCACGAACGCGCCGTGATACGACGAGCGCGCCTCGACGTCGTTGCCGCCGGGCCCCGTGTACGCCGGGATCTGCAGGCGGCCGCCCCAGGCCGGATTCTGCCGGCGGGCCTGCACGTTCGGAATCGAGCTGATGTTGCGGGTCGCGATCACCGTGGCCGCCTGCGCCTCGGTGAGGATGCCCGGGTTCATGTGGATCTGGTTGATCCCCTTGTAGCCGCGGCTGCCCGTGTAGCCGGCCGACAGGATGACCTGGCCAAGCTCGCGCTGAATGTCCGCGCTCCAGAACCGGCTCTCCGGATTTTCGGTGTCCGGCGCGGAATTGACCCACTGGTTCAGCGGGTTGAACACCGGCGAGGCGCTGCCCGCCAGCAGGTTCGGATACAGGTTCTGCACGTTGAACGACTCGGCCACCGCCACCCGCGGGTAGTTCGACGCGTTGACGGTCAGCAGATTGTAGAACAGGAAGTCGTAGCCCATGCCGAAGCCGCCGCGGACGACCGTCTTCCCGTCGCCGAGCCAGCGGTTGTTCCCGCGCGGGCTCCACGCGAAGCCGACGCGCGGTGCCCAGTTGTTCCGATCGTCCTCGACGGGCCCGGGCACGCCGACGGCGAGGCTTTCCGGATCCGTCGCGCCGAAGAAGCCGAGCGGCGCGCCGTTCGCCTCGTAGCGGAGGCCAAGGTTGACCGTGAGGTCGGGAGTGACGCGGAAATCATCCTGCAGATAGAAGAACGTCTGCCACTGCTGCGCCTCCCAGCTCGCGGTCTGAAGCGCCTGGGCGAAGCGCGACGCGAAGTTGTTCATGTAGTCCTGCAGGCTGTTGAACGTGAAGGTGCCCTTCGAGTCGAAGGCCGCCTGGTTGTCCACGTCGTTGTAGCGCAGGTCCGCGCCGAACTTGAAGGTGTGCTTCTCGCGCGTCCAGGTCATCGTGTTCGAGAACTGGTACGCGTTGGTCAGGCGGCCCTGCGGGAAGTTCGACGCGCCGCCGACCGTGAAGAACCCGCCGATCGTCGCCGTCGGGCTCTTCGGATCGTTCTCCGGGAAGCTCAGGTCCCGGCGCACCAGGGAGAACCGGAACTCGTTGAGCAGCCGCGACGTGAAAATGTGCGTGTTGCTCGCGGCGAAGTTGGTGTCCTTCAGGTCCTGGCTGCCGCAGAACAGCGCGCCGAACGCGCAGTTGCTGATTAACTCCTTCTGCTCACGCGGCGTGTGCACGGCGCGCACGGTGATGTTGTCGTTGGCGGTCAGCCGATGATCCACCCGCGCGATGTAGCTCTTGGCCGTGCTCGGCGAGGTGATGCTGACGTTGGTCAGGCCGGTTTCGATCGCGCGGCCGTTCACGAGCGTGTTCTGGAGGCTGCGGAACGACAGGTTCTGGGAGTACAGGTTCTGGAGGAAGGAGATCCGCTCGAGCACCGCCGCGCGGCTCGCCGCGGTCTGCCCGGCGCCCAGCGGCGCGTTCTGCAGCGTGGCGAAACCGGCCGGCGTCGGAATCCGCACCGTGGTGCCCGGGCTCGCGCCGGGGCGCTCGCCGTCCCACTGAAAGAGGCCGAAGAAGAACGTCTTCTCCCGGAAGATCGGCCCGCCCAGGTCGAAGCCCGCCTGGTGACGGTTGAAGCGTGCCGGCTCTTTCAGGCCGCTCGCCTTCTCGATGTTCGTGAGCGAATAGAAGTCGCTGCTCGTGTAGTAGTCCCACACGTCGCCGCGGAAGCGATTGCTGCCCGACTTGGTGATGATGTTCACCTGGGCGCCACTGTTGCGGCCGAACTCCACGCTGTAGGCGTTGGTGATGACCTGGAACTCGGCGACCGCCTCGGGCACGAGCGGCGTGGTCGAGATCGTCACCGAGATGTCGTTGTTGTCCGATCCGTCGATCATGTAGTTGTTGTTGCGCGACCGCTGGCCGTTGGCCGCGTACGTGCCCTGGCCGCCGGTGCTCGACACGTTCGGCGCCGTGGCGATCAGGTTGTTGAGGTTGCGTCCGCCCGGCAGGGGAAGCTGCTCGACCGCCCGCGCGCTCACGGTGTTGGCGATCGTGGGGCTGGTCTTGTTCAACTCGGCCGCGCGCGCTTCGGCAGTGACCGTCACTTCCTCGCCGACCCCCGCGACTTTCAGCTCGACGTTGACGGTCGCCTCGGTCGCCGGGACGATGCGCACGCCGCGCGTTTCGACCGTCTGGAAGCCGGCCAGTTCAGCGCGAACGAGGTAGTCCCCTGGCTCGAGCGCCGAGACCCTGTAGAAACCCTCAGCATCGGTCACGGTGTCCCGTGACTGGTTCGTGGCGACATTCACGACGATCACCGTCACGCCGGGAACGACGGCCCCTGACGCGTCGCGCACGGTGCCGTTGACGCCGCCGCGCGTCATCTGCGCCAGTGCGGGCGTGGCCGCGAGCCACGCGTTCAACGCAAACACGATGAACACGAAAACGCCCGCGCGACCGCCGCGGGCGGCAAACCCTGTAAGCTGCATGTCTCCTCCTGAGAACCTGCCCGGCGAGCAGAAAGTGTGCCACGCGAGATCAGGCGGTAAGTTGTTCACGGCACGTGGAGTTACGCCAGGATCGCGGCGTGTCTCTCGGCGGGCATCCAAGTTCTCAGATCACCCGATCCAAATGCGCATGTCATCGGCTCGAGTGGGAGAGGCACCCCGGCGTCTCCTCCGCCCGATGCTATGATCCCCGCCGTGAAAACACTCCTTTCCGTCCTCCTGGCGCTTCTGATGTCGGCGCCCGCCGCCGCCCAGTCCACGAAGCGTCCGTTGAACGTGGACGACATCTTCAACATCAACGAGGTCCGGGATCCGCAGCGATCGCCCGATGGCAAATGGGTCGCCTACGTCGTCTCGCGCGCGATCAAGGAAACGGACAAGAACGACAACGACATCTGGATGGTGAGCTGGGACGGCGCGCAGCAGATCCAGCTGACCTTCGGCGCCGAGAGCGAGTCGACGCCGCGCTGGAGCCCCGATAACAAGCACCTCGCCTTCCTGTCCTCGCGGCACGGGGCGAAACACGCGCAGCTGTGGCTGCTCAACCGCGCCGGCGGCGAGGCGGTGAAGGTCTCGGACGTGAAGGGGGGCATCTCCGAGTACGCCTGGTCCCCCGACGGCAGGCGAATCGCGCTCGTGGTGGAAGAACGCGATCCGCGCGATGCCGAGGCGGAAGAAGAGAAGGAAGCCGCGAAGGACGGGGCCGCCAAGACGCCGAAGCCGATCGTGATCGATCGCTACTACTTCAAGGCGGACGGGTCCGGGTACCTGCGCGGCGAGCGGTCGCACCTGTACCTGTTCGACATCGCGACAAGGAAGACCGAGGTTCTGACCCCCGGCACGTTCAACGAGAGAGCGCCCGCGTGGTCCCCCGACGGCAAACAGATCGCGTTCGCCAGCAAGCGCGGCGAAGGAGACCTCGACCGCCTCGAAAGCGAGGACATCTACGTGATCGAGGCCCGCGCCGGCGCCGAGGCGCGCGCGCTCACCAGCACGCCCGCCGAAGAATCGAGGCCGATCTGGAGCCCGGACGGCAGGACCATCGCCTATCTCGTCAGCGACGAGCTGAAGTATTCGGCGTACAACCAGCCGCGGCTCGCCGTCGTACCGGCGACGGGCGGCGCCTCGCGGATCCTGGCCGGCGCGCTCGATCGGCCGGTGCGCTCGCCGGTGTTCACTCCAGACGGGCGCGCGATCGTCGTCGGCGTGGTGGACGACCGGTCGCAGCATCCGGCGCGAGTGGCCATCGACAGTGGCAAGATCGAGAAGCTCGTGGCCGGCCCGCGCGTGGTGACGAACCTCTCGCAGGGACCCGACGGCGCCTTCGCGGTGCTGGCCGCCACCGCGACGCAACCGGCGGAAGTGCACGCGCTCGAAAACGGCGCGCTGCGCCGCCTGACGCGCCATAACGACGAGTGGCTCGCGAACGTCCAGCTCGGGATCACCGAGGAGTTCGCGTCCACCAGCCGGGACGGCACGCAGGTGCACGGGCTGCTGGTGAAGCCGGCGGCGTATCAGGCCGGACGCAAGTATCCGGCGCTGCTCAGGATCCACGGCGGTCCCAACGGGCAGGACGAGCACGCGTTCGCGCTCGAGCGCGAGCTGTTCGCCGCCAGCGGGTACGTGGTCGTCGCCGTCAATTACCGAGGCAGCAACGGACGCGGAGCGGCGTACCAGAAGGCCATCTTCGCCGACTGGGGGAACAAGGAAGTCGTGGACCTGCTCGGCGCGATGGACCACGTGCAGAAGATCGGTCTTGCCGATCCCGAGCGCCTCGGCATCGGCGGCTGGAGCTACGGCGGGATCCTCACGAACTACACGATTGCAACCGATGGCCGGTTCAGGGCGGCGATCAGCGGCGCCGGCAGCTCGAATCAGATCTCGATGTACGGCACCGACATGTACATCACGCAGTACGAGAACGAGCTGGGTCCCCCGTGGAAGGCGCAGGACGTGTGGATGAAGGTCTCGTATCCGTTCTTCCACGCGGACCGGATCAGGACGCCGACGCTGTTCATGGGCGGCGAGAAGGACTTCAACGTGCCGCTGCTCGGGAGCGAGCAGATGTACCAGGCGTTGAAGAGCCTCGGCGTGGACACCGAGCTGGTGATCTATCCGAACCAGTTCCACGGGATCACGATCCCGAGCTACAGGAAGGATCGGCTGGAGCGGTATCTCGCGTGGTACGACAAGTACCTGAAGGCTGGCGAGAAATAAGGGGGACAGTCACACTTTCCCGGGCACTGCTTCGGAAAGTGTGACTGTCCCCCTTTTCCCCTTCTCCACCAGCGTGCGGGCGTAGTTGATCAACCCGCCGGCATCCACGATCGCCTGGCGCGCGGGCGGCAGGGGCACGACCGGGAAGCGGCGGCCGGCCGTGAGGTTGACCACGGCGTCAGGGCCGATGCCCAGTTCGTCCCCCTCGCCCGCCTCGATCGTCGGGCAAATGATCGTCCGCAGCCCAAGATTGATCGCGTTCTGCAGGAAGATGCGCGCGAAGCCGCGCGCGATGACGATCACGTCCGGCCCCTTGAGACAGGACGCCGCCTGCTCGCGCGACGATCCGCAGCCGAAATTCTGTCCCGCGACAATCACGCTGCCCGCCGGAAGCCCGCCGGCACGCACCTTCGCATTGAACGCCGCGTGGTCGGCGAAGGCGAACTGCGGCGTCTCGGTGGGAAGCACGGTCGCCATGAAGCGGCCCGGATAAATGGCATCGGTGGACACATCGTCGCCAAGCGTCAGGACAACGGTGGACATGGTCAGCTCCTCGGATCGGTAATCGCGCCGGTCAGCGCGCTGGCGGCGGCGACCGCCGGCGAGCAGAGGTACACCTCGGCGTTCGGGTTCCCCATCCTGCCCTTGAAGTTGCGGTTGGTGGTGGACAAGGCGACCTCGCCGTCCCCGAGCGCCCCCTGGTGCACGCCGAGGCAACAGCCGCAGCCCGGGTTCATGACCACCGCGCCCGCCTCGATCAGGTCGGCGAGGTAGCCGCGGCGCATCGCCTCCCGGTAGATCCGCCACGACGCGGGAAAGACCAGCATGCGAACGCCGCGCGCGACGCGCCGGCCGCGCACGGTGCGCGCCGCCACCTCCAGGTCGTCCAGGCGCCCGTTCGTGCACGATCCGATCACGATCTGGTGCACGCGCGTGCCGGCGACTTCGCCGACAGGCTTGACGCGATCCACCGTGTGCGGGCACGCGATCTGCGGCACCAGGCGCGCGGCATCGATCTCGACCACCTGCTCGTAGGATGCGTCGGCGTCCGGCGCGACCTCGCTGATCGCGCCCACGACGCCCGCTTCCACCCGCAGGTACCGCACCGTCTCATCGTCGGCGGGGACGATGCCCGAGGTCGCGCCGGCTTCGACAGCCATGTTGCAGAGCACGAAGCGGCCGGAGGTCGTCATGCGGCGGATTCCGTCGCCGTGAAACTCGAGCACGCGGAAGTTCGCACCCTCGGCCGTGAGCCGGCCGATCAGGTGCAGGATGATGTCCTTCGGCGCCACGCCGCGCGGCAGGCCACCGTTGACGTTCACGCGGATGGTCGCGGGGACTTCGACGTTCAGCACGCGGCCGAGCGCCCACACGGCCGCCATCTCCGTCGCGCCGATGCCGAAGGCAAACGCGCCGAACGCCCCGTGGCTCGTCGTGTGGCTGTCGGTGCCGACAATGACGTGTCCCGGGCGGTCGTACCCGTGCTCTGCCAGGATCTGGTGGCAGATCCCCCCGTCATCACCGCGGACATCGTGAAACTTCGTGATGCGCTCTCGGGCGACGAACTCACGGACCTTCTTCTGGTTGGTCGCGGTCTTCGAGCTCTCGGCCGGGACGCGGTGGTCGAACACGATCGCGATCCGCTCGGGGTCCCACACCTCCGCGGCGCGCCCCGTCCCCTGGAAGATTTCCTGGAACTGGTTGATGACGAGGGCCGCGTTCTCGTGCGACATCGCCAAATCCACCGCGGGTTCGACGACGTCGCCAACCGCGACGGCAGAACGGCCGGTTGCGCGAGCGAGGATCTTCTCGACGATGGTCATGCCTGCCATGAGTATGGTCTCTTTCTTCAGATCGCCCCGGTCGCGCGGAGCGATGCGATTTCGCCGGCCGAGTAACCGGCTTCCTCGAGCACCGCGTCGCTGTCCTGCCCCAGGCGCGGTGGCGGCGTTTCGACGTGGCCGGGGGTGCGGTTGAACTTCGCGGTCACCGTGAACAACTTGAGATCGCCGATGCCCGGAGCCGCGACCGTCTCGAGCGTCTGTCGATGAGCGAGTTGCGGTGAGGCAAGCGCCTCCTGAAGCGTGGGGATGGCGCCCGAGGGAACCCCGAGCCGGTTCAGCACGCACACCCAGTCCGCGGTGGTGCGTTCGGTCAATCGGGCTTCGAGCAGCGGCGTGAGCGCTGCGCGGTTGGCTTTGCGGATGTCGCGCTTCTGGAACCGCGGGTCGGTCTTCAACTCCGGGGCACCAACCGCGTCCGCCAGGTTCTCCCAGTGCTCCTGCTGGTTCGCCGCGATGTTGATGTAGCCATCCTTCGTGC of Acidobacteriota bacterium contains these proteins:
- a CDS encoding 3-isopropylmalate dehydratase yields the protein MSTVVLTLGDDVSTDAIYPGRFMATVLPTETPQFAFADHAAFNAKVRAGGLPAGSVIVAGQNFGCGSSREQAASCLKGPDVIVIARGFARIFLQNAINLGLRTIICPTIEAGEGDELGIGPDAVVNLTAGRRFPVVPLPPARQAIVDAGGLINYARTLVEKGKRGTVTLSEAVPGKV
- a CDS encoding 3-isopropylmalate dehydratase large subunit — its product is MAGMTIVEKILARATGRSAVAVGDVVEPAVDLAMSHENAALVINQFQEIFQGTGRAAEVWDPERIAIVFDHRVPAESSKTATNQKKVREFVARERITKFHDVRGDDGGICHQILAEHGYDRPGHVIVGTDSHTTSHGAFGAFAFGIGATEMAAVWALGRVLNVEVPATIRVNVNGGLPRGVAPKDIILHLIGRLTAEGANFRVLEFHGDGIRRMTTSGRFVLCNMAVEAGATSGIVPADDETVRYLRVEAGVVGAISEVAPDADASYEQVVEIDAARLVPQIACPHTVDRVKPVGEVAGTRVHQIVIGSCTNGRLDDLEVAARTVRGRRVARGVRMLVFPASWRIYREAMRRGYLADLIEAGAVVMNPGCGCCLGVHQGALGDGEVALSTTNRNFKGRMGNPNAEVYLCSPAVAAASALTGAITDPRS
- a CDS encoding TonB-dependent receptor, with translation MQLTGFAARGGRAGVFVFIVFALNAWLAATPALAQMTRGGVNGTVRDASGAVVPGVTVIVVNVATNQSRDTVTDAEGFYRVSALEPGDYLVRAELAGFQTVETRGVRIVPATEATVNVELKVAGVGEEVTVTAEARAAELNKTSPTIANTVSARAVEQLPLPGGRNLNNLIATAPNVSSTGGQGTYAANGQRSRNNNYMIDGSDNNDISVTISTTPLVPEAVAEFQVITNAYSVEFGRNSGAQVNIITKSGSNRFRGDVWDYYTSSDFYSLTNIEKASGLKEPARFNRHQAGFDLGGPIFREKTFFFGLFQWDGERPGASPGTTVRIPTPAGFATLQNAPLGAGQTAASRAAVLERISFLQNLYSQNLSFRSLQNTLVNGRAIETGLTNVSITSPSTAKSYIARVDHRLTANDNITVRAVHTPREQKELISNCAFGALFCGSQDLKDTNFAASNTHIFTSRLLNEFRFSLVRRDLSFPENDPKSPTATIGGFFTVGGASNFPQGRLTNAYQFSNTMTWTREKHTFKFGADLRYNDVDNQAAFDSKGTFTFNSLQDYMNNFASRFAQALQTASWEAQQWQTFFYLQDDFRVTPDLTVNLGLRYEANGAPLGFFGATDPESLAVGVPGPVEDDRNNWAPRVGFAWSPRGNNRWLGDGKTVVRGGFGMGYDFLFYNLLTVNASNYPRVAVAESFNVQNLYPNLLAGSASPVFNPLNQWVNSAPDTENPESRFWSADIQRELGQVILSAGYTGSRGYKGINQIHMNPGILTEAQAATVIATRNISSIPNVQARRQNPAWGGRLQIPAYTGPGGNDVEARSSYHGAFVRADKRFSHGLQFGGAYTYGRFFSNNDASLGEAGTAQSPQTPQSFFDYDSEWSVSGFDRRHRLVFTYLWEIPAPKRGLLGAIIGGWQIAGITQTQSGAPFTIRTGVDSNGDGSAGGDRPNINPSGSLVWKDDHSSFTNNGYYVTPLGNNNLPLANSMPNGGNAPRNGERGPGFWNTDLSLSKRVTFFGDRAFTVRIDGFNLLNQDNKGTPTNAMNSTSFGENTNNWGRRTFTFSGKFTF
- a CDS encoding S9 family peptidase codes for the protein MIPAVKTLLSVLLALLMSAPAAAQSTKRPLNVDDIFNINEVRDPQRSPDGKWVAYVVSRAIKETDKNDNDIWMVSWDGAQQIQLTFGAESESTPRWSPDNKHLAFLSSRHGAKHAQLWLLNRAGGEAVKVSDVKGGISEYAWSPDGRRIALVVEERDPRDAEAEEEKEAAKDGAAKTPKPIVIDRYYFKADGSGYLRGERSHLYLFDIATRKTEVLTPGTFNERAPAWSPDGKQIAFASKRGEGDLDRLESEDIYVIEARAGAEARALTSTPAEESRPIWSPDGRTIAYLVSDELKYSAYNQPRLAVVPATGGASRILAGALDRPVRSPVFTPDGRAIVVGVVDDRSQHPARVAIDSGKIEKLVAGPRVVTNLSQGPDGAFAVLAATATQPAEVHALENGALRRLTRHNDEWLANVQLGITEEFASTSRDGTQVHGLLVKPAAYQAGRKYPALLRIHGGPNGQDEHAFALERELFAASGYVVVAVNYRGSNGRGAAYQKAIFADWGNKEVVDLLGAMDHVQKIGLADPERLGIGGWSYGGILTNYTIATDGRFRAAISGAGSSNQISMYGTDMYITQYENELGPPWKAQDVWMKVSYPFFHADRIRTPTLFMGGEKDFNVPLLGSEQMYQALKSLGVDTELVIYPNQFHGITIPSYRKDRLERYLAWYDKYLKAGEK